Proteins encoded in a region of the Prunus persica cultivar Lovell chromosome G4, Prunus_persica_NCBIv2, whole genome shotgun sequence genome:
- the LOC18778926 gene encoding probable magnesium transporter NIPA3 isoform X3, whose amino-acid sequence MGFSKDNLKGFVLALLSSGFIGASFIIKKKGLRRAAAASGVRAGYGGYSYLLEPLWWLGFITMIVGEIANFVAYAFAPAVLVTPLGALSIIVSAVLAHFILKERLHRLGVLGCVMCIAGSIIIVIHAPKEHSITSVLEIWSMATQPAFLLYVGSVVVLVFILVFHFAPQCGHTNVLVFTGICSLMGSLSVMSVKALGTALKLTFEGKNQLIYPETWFFMLVVATCVITQMNYLNKALDTFNTAVVSPIYYVMFTTLAIIASVIMFKKA is encoded by the exons ATGGGTTTCTCCAAAGACAATCTTAAAGGCTTTGTTTTGGCTTTGCTTTCAAGTGGGTTCATAGGGGCAAGCTTTATTATCAAGAAGAAAGGCCTCAGAAGAGCCGCAGCTGCTTCTGGGGTCAGAGCTG GTTATGGCGGGTACTCTTATCTCTTGGAGCCTCTGTGGTGGCTGGGCTTTATTACAA TGATTGTTGGAGAGATTGCAAACTTTGTTGCCTATGCATTTGCTCCGGCAGTTCTTGTTACCCCTCTCGGTGCATTAAGTATAATTGTAAG TGCTGTGCTGGCTCATTTTATCTTGAAGGAGAGGTTGCACCGGCTTGGAGTTTTGGGCTGTGTAATGTGCATTGCCGGGTCGATCATTATTGTTATCCATGCACCAAAGGAGCATTCTATAACTTCAGTTCTTGAAATATGGAGTATGGCAACTCAGCCAG CGTTTTTGCTTTATGTGGGCTCAGTGGTTGTTCTGGTTTTCATACTAGTCTTCCATTTTGCACCACAATGTGGGCACACGAATGTTCTAGTTTTCACCGGCATTTGTTCATTGATGGGTTCTCTCTCG GTGATGAGTGTTAAAGCCCTAGGAACTGCTCTGAAATTAACTTTTGAGGGGAAGAATCAGTTAATCTATCCAGAGACGTGGTTTTTTATGTTGGTCGTAGCTACATGCGTCATCACTCAAATGAATTATTTGAATAAG GCGCTTGATACGTTCAATACTGCAGTCGTGTCCCCTATTTATTATGTCATGTTTACAACGCTGGCAATCATTGCGAGTGTCATAATGTTTAAG AAGGCATGA